One window from the genome of Solea solea chromosome 2, fSolSol10.1, whole genome shotgun sequence encodes:
- the LOC131455295 gene encoding uncharacterized protein LOC131455295 yields the protein MPRLKKHNRSIAAKKRMEERLAAVVASAPLLPTTCFPPLTRGPSRRGTGRRHRVSTWPVSPLTGRSHKMIIPAESPDKKFVLFVGDSHLRAIVDGHVKISHKQLSFGLMSTPGADAKDLRTEMVSAVLPRTPDLVCVLAPSNNLTKGTLDKAAVDFEELLTSALSRWPKLFVLDFPPRRNVDQDLQELFRQEFHRVAARKGVRYYSIAEFFPLSRRDLWSWDGVHLSDGSGMRTLVTLLCDKSSLELAMAVAQEESRSMLPAVPAPAPRLAPRLVVVGEARSPRPLHNPLDWKLVEPRRTGSSSPPKGGKVQLRVCFECSIPLTPVWFSPPMLEMMDSVRPGNLDREEPSTSAKGPTGVKRPRSPSALKKRCGKQKVKVEEWPELPKAVWRLGIGLEFLRLWR from the exons ATGCCTCGCCTGAAGAAGCACAACCGTTCCATCGCGGCCAAGAAGAGGATGGAGGAACGCctggcagcagtggtggcaTCTGCGCCTCTGCTCCCCACCACCTGCTTCCCACCACTAACACGTGGTCCCTCAC GTCGTGGTACTGGTCGTCGCCACCGCGTGAGCACCTGGCCAGTTTCACCCCTGACTGGCAGGAGTCACAAGATGATCATCCCAGCCGAGTCACCTGACAAGAAG tttgttctttttgtcgGTGATTCCCACCTGCGCGCCATTGTTGATGGCCATGTGAAGATTTCGCACAAGCAGCTTTCTTTTGGTCTCATGTCAACGCCAGGGGCTGACGCCAAGGACCTGAGGACTGAGATGGTGAGTGCAGTCCTTCCCAGGACCCCTGatcttgtttgtgttcttgCACCCAGCAACAACTTGACTAAGGGGACTTTGGATAAGGCTGCAGTGGACTTTGAGGAGCTTCTCACCAGTGCCTTGTCTCGGTGGCCGAAG CTGTTTGTCCTGGACTTCCCTCCGCGCCGGAACGTGGATCAGGACCTGCAGGAACTTTTTCGCCAGGAGTTTCACCGTGTGGCTGCACGCAAGG gtgTGAGGTACTACTCTATTGCAGAGTTCTTTCCTCTCAGCCGGCGTGACCTGTGGAGTTGGGATGGG GTGCACCTGAGTGATGGATCTGGGATGAGGACGCTGGTGACATTGCTATGCGACAAATCCAGTCTGGAGCTAGCGATGGCTGTTGCACAGGAGGAGTCGCGTAGCATGTTGCCAGctgttcctgctcctgctcctcgtcTGGCTCCGAGGTTGGTTGTGGTTGGAGAAGCCCGCTCTCCACGTCCGCTGCACAACCCATTGGATTGGAAGCTGGTTGAACCACGCAGGACG GGGAGCAGCTCGCCCCCTAAGGGAGGGAAGGTTCAGCTCAgggtatgtttt GAGTGTTCCATTCCTCTCACTCCTGTCTGGTTCAGCCCACCAATGTTGGAGATGATGGACAGCGTTCGTCCAGGCAATCTTGATCGGGAGGAGCCCAGTACTTCTGCCAAGGGACCAACG gGAGTGAAGCGTCCTAGGAGCCCTTCTGCTCTAAAGAAGAGATGTGGGAAACAGAAG GTGAAGGTGGAGGAGTGGCCTGAACTTCCCAAGGCTGT ATGGAGGTTGGGGATTGGCCTGGAGTTCCTAAGGCTGTGGAGGTAA